The Planctomycetota bacterium genome window below encodes:
- a CDS encoding DMT family protein: protein MPVMVQTVGLLILSNVFMTFAWYAHLKNLADRPWYIAALLSWGVALFEYLAQVPANRIGHSELSVGQLKIIQEVITLSVFVPFSVLYLQEPIKLNYLWAALCMCGAVFFVFRG from the coding sequence ATGCCTGTGATGGTTCAAACCGTCGGCTTGTTGATCTTGTCGAACGTGTTCATGACGTTCGCCTGGTATGCCCACTTGAAGAATCTAGCCGATCGCCCCTGGTACATCGCGGCCTTGTTGAGTTGGGGCGTGGCGCTGTTTGAGTACCTGGCCCAGGTGCCGGCCAACCGCATCGGCCACAGCGAGCTGAGCGTCGGCCAACTCAAAATCATCCAAGAGGTGATCACCCTGTCCGTGTTCGTGCCGTTCTCGGTCCTCTATTTGCAAGAGCCGATCAAGCTCAATTACTTGTGGGCGGCGCTGTGCATGTGTGGGGCGGTGTTCTTCGTCTTTCGCGGCTGA
- a CDS encoding MoaD/ThiS family protein → MIVRVQLFAVAREKVGAQAVDLEVSEPATVGALRRSLAQYFPALGPLVGKLMFSVNADYADDRTPITSASDIAAIPPVSGG, encoded by the coding sequence ATGATCGTTCGTGTGCAGTTGTTCGCCGTGGCGCGCGAAAAAGTCGGCGCTCAGGCTGTCGATCTCGAAGTGTCCGAGCCGGCCACGGTCGGAGCCTTGCGTCGTTCGCTGGCTCAGTACTTTCCCGCCCTCGGCCCGCTGGTCGGCAAGTTGATGTTCTCGGTCAACGCCGACTACGCCGACGACCGAACTCCGATCACCTCGGCCAGCGACATCGCCGCCATTCCGCCCGTAAGTGGCGGCTAG
- a CDS encoding redoxin family protein, translating into MRRHSLRAVLAGRLLAALLALTIGFGAAANVATAGEVDKQAEPVLKALTDANSTLKTFRTEITAAFKVQPASGAASRGNLVYAVVGAAPNKLALTPRLGDGPTIIADGEQLYTFMPSTSRYVRSVAPDSIADIAKSNEVQSTGPACVVVSGALLLCQPYEQLVSAIETVTYVGEEKAGAGKAHHLKLTQADFVWDVWIDAGKKPALRRAEVDISRWRDKHPDALPAEAKVETQLTFKTVTGTPAAKDKDFAIVPPPTAKEVASFAPGEKEDSPQLLKDKPAPAFQAALLSGGAVSSSQLLGKQVVILDFWATWCPYCVKSLPGVAEVAAAYRSKGVSVVAVNVKEDAPTVMAFMREKQIDIPVAMDTDGALSKRYRASGLPQLVIIDRAGKVRIVHQGAPADVKEVLSRELDMILAVKTASN; encoded by the coding sequence ATGCGTCGGCATTCGTTGCGTGCGGTCTTAGCGGGTCGATTGTTGGCGGCGCTGCTGGCCTTGACGATCGGCTTTGGCGCCGCGGCCAACGTCGCCACGGCTGGCGAGGTCGACAAGCAGGCCGAGCCCGTCCTCAAAGCCCTGACTGACGCCAACTCCACGCTCAAGACCTTCCGCACCGAAATCACGGCCGCGTTCAAGGTGCAGCCGGCCTCGGGCGCGGCCAGTCGCGGGAATCTGGTTTACGCCGTCGTCGGCGCCGCGCCGAATAAGCTGGCCCTGACGCCGCGCTTGGGGGACGGTCCCACGATCATTGCCGACGGCGAGCAACTGTACACGTTCATGCCTTCGACTAGCCGTTATGTGCGCAGCGTCGCTCCCGATTCGATCGCCGACATCGCCAAGTCCAATGAAGTGCAGTCGACCGGGCCAGCCTGTGTCGTCGTTTCGGGAGCATTGCTCCTGTGCCAGCCCTACGAGCAACTGGTCAGCGCGATCGAAACCGTCACCTACGTCGGCGAAGAGAAAGCCGGCGCTGGCAAGGCGCACCACCTTAAGCTGACGCAAGCCGATTTTGTTTGGGACGTGTGGATCGACGCGGGCAAGAAGCCGGCGCTGCGCCGGGCCGAAGTCGACATCAGCCGTTGGCGCGACAAGCATCCCGACGCGCTGCCGGCCGAGGCCAAGGTCGAAACGCAGCTCACCTTCAAAACCGTAACTGGCACGCCGGCCGCCAAGGACAAGGATTTTGCGATTGTCCCACCGCCGACGGCCAAGGAAGTGGCCTCGTTCGCACCGGGCGAAAAGGAAGACTCGCCGCAACTGCTCAAGGACAAGCCAGCGCCGGCGTTTCAGGCCGCGCTGTTGAGCGGCGGCGCGGTCAGCTCATCGCAACTGCTGGGCAAGCAGGTGGTGATTCTCGATTTCTGGGCCACCTGGTGCCCGTATTGCGTCAAGTCGCTGCCGGGCGTGGCCGAGGTGGCCGCCGCGTATCGCTCGAAAGGGGTCTCGGTCGTGGCGGTCAACGTCAAGGAAGACGCGCCGACAGTGATGGCGTTCATGCGCGAGAAGCAGATCGACATACCCGTGGCCATGGACACCGATGGCGCATTGAGCAAGCGGTATCGCGCCAGCGGGCTGCCCCAGTTGGTCATCATCGACCGCGCGGGCAAGGTGCGCATCGTCCACCAGGGCGCACCGGCCGACGTGAAGGAAGTTCTTTCGCGCGAGCTTGATATGATTCTGGCCGTAAAGACCGCCAGCAACTGA
- a CDS encoding tetratricopeptide repeat protein: protein MANRGVSLMVALVFLGLVGCAEPPKVPEWQQALEEGVAAMEAKNYDKAIASLTWVIELKPDHVVAFNTRGNAYARKGDKAKAEADFATAIKMKPDYDAPYGDRGELYVAMGDADKAIADLDKALKLNPDDSEAFLSRGKAHALKGDADKAIADFTAAITQNDEMEEAYTARAAQYTKKGDADKAAADTKRAKELADAKGK, encoded by the coding sequence ATGGCAAATCGTGGCGTTTCTCTGATGGTGGCGTTGGTGTTCCTGGGGCTGGTGGGCTGCGCCGAGCCTCCCAAGGTGCCCGAGTGGCAACAGGCCCTGGAAGAAGGCGTGGCGGCCATGGAAGCCAAGAACTACGACAAGGCAATTGCCTCGTTGACCTGGGTGATCGAGTTGAAGCCCGATCACGTCGTCGCCTTTAACACCCGTGGCAACGCGTACGCGCGCAAGGGTGACAAGGCCAAGGCCGAGGCTGACTTTGCCACCGCCATCAAGATGAAGCCCGACTACGACGCGCCGTACGGCGACCGGGGCGAGTTGTACGTGGCGATGGGTGACGCCGACAAGGCGATCGCTGACCTGGACAAGGCGCTGAAGCTGAATCCTGATGACTCCGAGGCATTCCTTTCGCGCGGCAAGGCGCACGCCCTGAAGGGAGACGCCGACAAGGCGATCGCCGACTTCACCGCGGCCATCACCCAGAACGACGAAATGGAAGAGGCCTACACCGCGCGGGCTGCCCAGTACACCAAGAAGGGCGACGCCGACAAAGCCGCCGCCGACACCAAACGGGCCAAAGAACTGGCCGACGCCAAGGGGAAGTAA